In one window of Bacteroidota bacterium DNA:
- a CDS encoding DNA-binding response regulator, with translation ALQRIWKENSYFTTRSMDVFITKLRKYLKEDQNIEICNIHGSGFILKIQN, from the coding sequence GCTTTACAAAGAATATGGAAAGAAAATAGTTATTTCACTACCAGAAGTATGGATGTTTTTATTACAAAACTCAGAAAATATCTAAAAGAAGACCAAAATATCGAAATTTGTAATATTCATGGCAGTGGATTTATTTTAAAAATCCAAAATTAA